The following are from one region of the Rhodothermales bacterium genome:
- a CDS encoding Rrf2 family transcriptional regulator, with product MLSNACQYGLRAMIHLAQQPEDGFVPVREISASLDVSHTFLAKILQQLVAKELLVSLRGPSGGVRLAHSADKILLNDIVVAIDGRKVLESCVLGLPGCGHQAPCPMHASWAEVRNRFCKMLEETSLQTLAAKTKAAGFRLTPH from the coding sequence ATGCTGTCCAACGCCTGCCAATACGGACTCCGCGCCATGATCCATCTGGCCCAGCAACCGGAAGATGGATTCGTCCCGGTGCGTGAAATCAGCGCATCGCTGGACGTGTCGCACACGTTCCTGGCCAAGATCCTGCAGCAGCTGGTAGCCAAGGAACTGCTGGTGTCCTTGCGCGGACCGAGCGGCGGCGTACGGCTGGCCCATTCTGCAGACAAGATCCTGCTCAATGACATTGTCGTGGCCATCGACGGCCGGAAAGTACTTGAATCGTGTGTACTCGGTCTGCCCGGATGCGGCCACCAGGCGCCCTGCCCCATGCATGCCTCCTGGGCCGAAGTCCGGAACCGGTTCTGCAAGATGCTTGAGGAAACCAGCCTCCAGACGCTCGCCGCGAAGACCAAAGCCGCCGGATTCCGCCTGACCCCGCACTGA
- a CDS encoding cytochrome c — MKKILHPIMALPLLLAVLLLGACGSEGGSDSSADGSAPTAESGLTAVQLEHGLGPIAPFDLGPIDAALAERGADIFKMKCTSCHKMEGRYVGPPLGDITETRSPAYVMNMILNPQEMITAHPTAKKVFAEYLTPMPNQSLSEDDARAVLEYLRTQ, encoded by the coding sequence ATGAAGAAGATACTTCACCCCATCATGGCCCTCCCGCTCCTGCTCGCCGTCCTCCTCCTCGGCGCCTGCGGATCCGAAGGTGGCTCTGACAGCAGCGCCGACGGCAGCGCACCCACCGCCGAATCCGGCCTGACCGCCGTCCAACTTGAGCACGGTCTCGGGCCGATTGCTCCGTTCGATCTCGGCCCCATTGACGCCGCCCTGGCCGAGCGGGGCGCGGACATCTTCAAAATGAAGTGCACGTCGTGCCACAAGATGGAGGGTCGCTATGTGGGTCCTCCACTGGGCGACATCACCGAGACCCGGTCGCCGGCCTACGTCATGAACATGATCCTGAATCCCCAGGAGATGATCACGGCGCATCCCACGGCCAAGAAGGTATTCGCCGAATACCTCACACCCATGCCCAATCAAAGCCTGAGCGAAGACGATGCACGCGCCGTGCTCGAATACCTCCGGACGCAATAA